The window CCCCCCCCCCCCCCCCCCCCCCCCCCCCCCCCCCCCCCCCCCCCCCCCCCCCCCCCCCCCCCCCCCCCCCCCCCCCCCCCCCCCCCCCCCCCCCCCCCGTCGGAGACGCCCGCCCGCCCGCCCACCCGGCGAGGCCACCCTTTCTGAGGAGAGCATGATGAGAGAATTTACCGTTCGTCCGGAGATATTGGATTTCGCCCCGTATGTGCCGGGTCTGACCATCGAGCAGATTCAGGCCCGCTACGGATTGACCTCGGTCATCAAGCTGGCGAGCAACGAGAACCCGCTGGGCACGTCGCCTCTGGTGAAAAAAGCCATCGAGCGCAACGCGGCCCGGGCTTTCCGGTATCCGGAGAACCATACGCCCCGTCTGGTCGAGGCCATTGCCGCGAACGTGGAGGTGCCCGCGGAGTGCGTGCTGGTCGGCAACGGTTCCGACGAGATCATCGACATGCTTTTCCGCATGAAGGGCATCCCGGGCAAGTCGAACGTGGTCTGCTATGAGCACAGCTTCGCCATGTACCGCATGTGCGCCAAGCTGTGCGGGCTGGAGTATCGCGAGGTCCCGCGCGGCGAGGGATATGAGCTGCCCCTGGACGCCATGGCCGCGGCCGCGGACGAGAATACGGCCATGGTCATCGTGACCAGCCCGGACAACCCTTCGGGACTGGCGGCCGGTGTCGAGGACCTGAGCGTGCTTGCGGGCGTGCTGCCCAAGGATTGTTTGCTGGTGGTGGACGAGGCGTACATCGAATTCGCCTGGCCGCCGGAGTCCTATTCTCCGGTGCAGGCGTTCGACAAGTTCGAGAATCTCGTCTGTCTGCGGACCTTTTCCAAGGCGTATGGGCTGGCGGGTATGCGGTTGGGATACGGCATCATGCCCGCGCACCTCGCCAAGCTGCTCGCCAACGCGCGCATCCCGTTCACGGTCAATCTGCTGGCCGAGGAGGCCGGACTGGCCGCCCTTGAGGACGAGGTCTTTTTCAACGAGACCCTGAGCGTGGTCATGCGCGGCCGCGAGTATTTCACGAAGGAGCTGGGCAAGCTCGGCTGCAAGGTTTGGCCGAGCCAGTCCAATTTCGTCATGTTCCGTCCTCCCATGGATGCCAAGACCATATTCCAGACGCTGTTGGAGCGGGGGATCATCGTTCGCCATCTGGGGAGTTTCGGCCTGGGCGACTGCATCCGCGTGAATGTGGGCACGGACGGGGAGAACCGGCAGTTCATCGAGGCGCTTGGAGATATCCTCAATGGGTAGTCCGCTGATCGTGACCATCGACGGCCCGGCCGGGGTGGGCAAGTCCACCATGGCCAAAAGGCTGGCCCGGCTGCTTGCCATCCCCTACCTGGACACCGGGGCCATGTTTCGGTCCGTGGCCTGGAAGCTTGGGGAAGGAGCCTGGGAATGGTCCGAGGGAAGCCTTGAGGAGGCGCTCGACGGCATTGCGTACAGCCTCTCCGGTGTGGGCGAGGATTCGGTCCTGTCCCTGAACGGCAAGCCCATCGGGAACGAAATCCGCACCGAGGAAGTGGGCATGTGGGCCTCGAACATCGCCACGCTGCCGGTGGTTCGAACCTTTTTGAAAAAAGCCCAGCAGGCGTTGGGGGAGCGGTTTTCCCTGGTCGCCGAAGGGCGCGACATGGGCACCGTGGTTTTTCCCGGCGCACCGTACAAGTTTTTCCTGGACGCCTCCGTGGAGGAACGTGCCCGGCGTCGTTTCCTCCAGCTTGAGGGGATGGGCAAGCCCGCCGACCTCGACGAGTTGAAGGAGCAGATCGCCAGACGCGACGCCCAGGACCGCAATCGGCCCGTGGCCCCGCTCAAACCGGCGGAGGACGCGATCGTCATCGACACCACGGAGTTGGACCGGGACCAGGTCCTGGCCGTCTTGAAAGAAGCCGTGGCCTAGGATACATCCGATATCTAAGCCACTGAGGAGATATTATTGCCATGCTTGATCTCAAACTGATGCAGAAGAACCCGGAACTGGTTCGCGAGGCCCTTGAGAGACGCCATTCCAAGATCGACGTGAGCGAGTTCACCGATCTGGACGACCGGCGGAAGCGCCTTGTCGGCGATGTGGAAGCCCTCAAGGCCGAGAAGAACGCCGTCGGCCCTGAAATCGCCAAACGGAAGAAGGCGGGCGAGGACGCTTCGGACCTGCTGGACAAGATGAGCAAGGTCGCCGAGCGCACCAAGGAGCTCGACAAGGAGCTGGCCGAGGTGGAGAAGGCCGAGTACGACTGGATGATGGCCGTGCCGAACATTCCCCACGAATCCGTGCCCGAGGGCGCGGGCGAGGAGGACAACCCCGTCCTGCGTTACTGGGGCGAGAAACCGGTCATGGACTTCAAGCCCAAGGAGCATTGGGAGATAGGCGCCGACCTCGGCGGCCTGGACTTCGAGTGCGCGGCCAAGCTGGCCGGGGCCCGGTTCTCCATCAGCTTCGGCTGGTGCGCCCGGCTCGAACGCGCCCTGGCGCAGCTCATGCTGGATACCCAGACCGGAGAGCGCGGCTACACCGAGGTCCTGCCCCCGTTCATCGTCAACAAGAAGACCATGACCGGCACGGGCCAGTTGCCCAAGTTCGAGGAGGACCTGTTCAAACTCACCGACGAGCGCGAGTTCTACCTCATTCCCACGGCCGAAGTGCCGCTGACCAACATTTTTGCGGACGAGGTCATTCCGGAAGAGAAGCTGCCGATCAAGTTCTGCGCCCAGACCCCGTGCTTCCGCTCCGAGGCCGGTTCCTACGGCAAGGACACCAAGGGCCTCATCCGCCAGCATCAGTTCTACAAGGTGGAAATGGTCAATTTCGCCCATCCCGACCATTCCTACGAGGCGTTGGAGGATATGACTCGCTCCGCCGAGCGCATCCTTGAGCTGCTGGGGCTGCACTACCGGACCATCGCCCTGTGCACCGGCGACATAGGCTTCAGCGCGGCCAAGACCTACGACATCGAGGTCTGGCTGCCCGGCCAGGGCAAGTACCGCGAGATCTCCTCCTGCTCCAACTGCGAGGACTTCCAGGCGCGCCGGGCCAACATCCGGTTCCAGCCCAAGGATTCCAAGAAGAAGCTGTATCCCCACACCCTGAATGGCTCCGGCCTGGCCGTGGGCCGCTGCCTGGTGGCCGTGCTGGAAAACTACCAGCAGGCCGACGGCTCGCTGGTCATTCCCGAGGCGTTGCGTCCGTACATGGGCGGCCTCGAAGTGGTCAAACCCGAATAAGACGTTTCACGCGGCGCGCCCGGCAACAGGAAAGGCTGTCCGGGCGCAGCCTTAGAACGTCGTGGAGAGCAGCTCGTCGAAAGCTGTTTTCGCATCGAGGTCGGTTCGGCTCCACGTTCCGGCCACACTTCCCTCCCGCATGAGAATGACTCGGTCGGCCAGTATGCGCGTCTGATCCAGGCTATGGGAAACCACCAGCATGGGCAGCGTCGGGGCGAGCCGCAGGAGCAGTTGTTCAATATGCTCCACGGATTTGTAGTCCACTGACGCCGTGGGTTCGTCGAGCAGGAGGATTTCCGGCTCCAGGGCCAAGGTTCGGGCGAGGCACAGCCGTTGTTGCTGGCCGCCGGACAGGGTGCCCGCAGGCTGTTTGAGCCGGTCTTTCACCTCGTCGAGCAGGCCGACGTCCTCCAGCACCCGTTCCATGATCTCACGCGCCTTGGGGCCTCCGACGCCGCACACCAGTTTTTGCGGCAGGAGCAGGTTCCGTTCGATGGAGATGGGCAGGACGTTGGGCGATTGGAAGACCATGCCCACGCGGCTGCGAAGCCGCTCCGGGTCGGTCCTGGGAGCATAGACGTCCAGCGTTTCCCCGCCCAGGCGGACGGATATGCCGCCGCTGGTTTCGCATCCCTCGAAACATTCGTTGAGCCTGTTCACGGCTCTGAGCAGTGTAGATTTTCCCGATCCCGAGCGGCCGACCAGCACGGTCAGTTCGTTCGGCATGACGTCGAAGCTCACCCTGGACAGGGCATTTTTATCCTTGAATGAGACCGTGAGGTCCCGGATTGAAATGACCGTGTTCATCCCCGTTTC of the Desulfovibrio sp. Fe33 genome contains:
- the hisC gene encoding histidinol-phosphate transaminase, translating into MREFTVRPEILDFAPYVPGLTIEQIQARYGLTSVIKLASNENPLGTSPLVKKAIERNAARAFRYPENHTPRLVEAIAANVEVPAECVLVGNGSDEIIDMLFRMKGIPGKSNVVCYEHSFAMYRMCAKLCGLEYREVPRGEGYELPLDAMAAAADENTAMVIVTSPDNPSGLAAGVEDLSVLAGVLPKDCLLVVDEAYIEFAWPPESYSPVQAFDKFENLVCLRTFSKAYGLAGMRLGYGIMPAHLAKLLANARIPFTVNLLAEEAGLAALEDEVFFNETLSVVMRGREYFTKELGKLGCKVWPSQSNFVMFRPPMDAKTIFQTLLERGIIVRHLGSFGLGDCIRVNVGTDGENRQFIEALGDILNG
- the serS gene encoding serine--tRNA ligase, with protein sequence MLDLKLMQKNPELVREALERRHSKIDVSEFTDLDDRRKRLVGDVEALKAEKNAVGPEIAKRKKAGEDASDLLDKMSKVAERTKELDKELAEVEKAEYDWMMAVPNIPHESVPEGAGEEDNPVLRYWGEKPVMDFKPKEHWEIGADLGGLDFECAAKLAGARFSISFGWCARLERALAQLMLDTQTGERGYTEVLPPFIVNKKTMTGTGQLPKFEEDLFKLTDEREFYLIPTAEVPLTNIFADEVIPEEKLPIKFCAQTPCFRSEAGSYGKDTKGLIRQHQFYKVEMVNFAHPDHSYEALEDMTRSAERILELLGLHYRTIALCTGDIGFSAAKTYDIEVWLPGQGKYREISSCSNCEDFQARRANIRFQPKDSKKKLYPHTLNGSGLAVGRCLVAVLENYQQADGSLVIPEALRPYMGGLEVVKPE
- a CDS encoding phosphate ABC transporter ATP-binding protein encodes the protein METGMNTVISIRDLTVSFKDKNALSRVSFDVMPNELTVLVGRSGSGKSTLLRAVNRLNECFEGCETSGGISVRLGGETLDVYAPRTDPERLRSRVGMVFQSPNVLPISIERNLLLPQKLVCGVGGPKAREIMERVLEDVGLLDEVKDRLKQPAGTLSGGQQQRLCLARTLALEPEILLLDEPTASVDYKSVEHIEQLLLRLAPTLPMLVVSHSLDQTRILADRVILMREGSVAGTWSRTDLDAKTAFDELLSTTF
- the cmk gene encoding (d)CMP kinase, giving the protein MGSPLIVTIDGPAGVGKSTMAKRLARLLAIPYLDTGAMFRSVAWKLGEGAWEWSEGSLEEALDGIAYSLSGVGEDSVLSLNGKPIGNEIRTEEVGMWASNIATLPVVRTFLKKAQQALGERFSLVAEGRDMGTVVFPGAPYKFFLDASVEERARRRFLQLEGMGKPADLDELKEQIARRDAQDRNRPVAPLKPAEDAIVIDTTELDRDQVLAVLKEAVA